The Phycisphaerae bacterium region CGGCGAAGAGATGACTTGGTTGAAAACCATAAAAGCGGTTCGATAAACGATTTAAAAATAATAGAAAAATATATTTGACTGGAAGCACGCTTTCAGAGATGACAAGACGATAGAAAGGATTGTAAGATGAGAATAAAAATTTTAGCGTTTGTTTTGATTCTTAATATTTTTTCTATTGTAATGGCGGAGAATATGCAAACAAATATCGAATACGGCAGAGTTGGCGATGAGGCGCTTCTGCTGGATGTTAATTCACCGAATGGCGATGGGCCTTTTCCGATAGTTTTAATTGTTCACGGCGGCGGATGGGTGCGAGGCGATAAGCAGGGAGATGAAAAGGTTCTTTTCGAACCATTGACAGAAGCCAATTTCGTATGGTTTTCAATCAATTACCGGCTTGCGCCGAAGAATCGCTGGCCTGCCTGTTTCGACGATGTTAAAACAGCGATTCGCTGGATAAAGGCAAACGCGGGCAAATATAAAGGCGACCCGAACCGCATCGCGATACTGGGATATTCTGCGGGCGGTCAGCTTGCCTGTCTGGCCGGAGTGGCGGCGGATAAGGATACGATGGTGCAGGCGGTAGTTGGGCTGGCGGCGCCGACAGATTTGGTTTTCGATTCGCTGCGGCGGGGCGGGATGTCAATATATATGAAGGATTTGTTCGGATTGCAGGGTACTGACGTTAATACGCCGACTGCGGTGCAGATGCTTTGGGATGCTTCGCCGATAAATCATTTACGGCTGGGGCTGCCGCCGGTTTTGCTTGTGCACGGGACGGCGGATAAGTCTGTGCCGTATCAGTTGTCGCTGAATTTTAAGGGCAGGCTTGACGCGATTGGTGTGCCTTGCGAAATTATTACGATTAAAGACGCACAGCACAAGATTGTGGAGTGGAATAAATTTGATGCTGATTTTACGGATAAAATAACGAGTTGGCTGAATAAGACATTAAAAGCCACCGAGTAAAAATTTTTAGCCACAGAGAACACAGAGGTCACAGAGAAATATTAGTTAAAAGGCTTGATATGCAATTCGAACATTTTGGAATCAATGTGCCGGATGCAACGGCAATGGCGCAGTGGTATGTGAAGAACTGCAATATGAAAATTGTTCGGGCGATACCGAAGCCGAGCCAGACGCATTTTCTCGCTGATGAAAATGGAAGGGTCTGCGTGGAGATATATACAAATCCCAATGCGATTGTCCCCGATTATCCGTCGCAGCATCCGCTTTGCTTTCATTTTGCCTTTGAATCTGACAATCCAGCGGCGATGAAGGACAAGCTTGTCGCGGCGGGCGCTGCGGTTTTTGAGGAATTGAATCTTGAAGACGGTTCGTGTATAATAATGCTTCGGGACCCGTGGGGTGTGCCGTTTCAGTTGTGTAAAAGAGCAAAACCGATGATTTCGTAGCCACTAAGGCACGAAGTCACGAAGAAAAATATATGATATAATAATATTAAAAAACTTAGTGTCCTGGTGTCTTTGTGGCTAAATTAGGAGTTTGAAAAATGGAAACACGATATTCTGCTGATGCAGTGCGGTTCGAGAGAATGAATACCGAAGAAATAAGGAGCACTTTCCTTGTCAGGACGCTTTTCGCTGGCGATAAGATAGAGCTGATTTACTGGTTCGACGACAGGGCGATAATCGGCTCGGCTGTTCCGGTAAAGGCGCCGCTGAAACTGGAAGCGGGCGACCATCTGGCAAGCGAATATTTCGCGATGAGGCGGGAAATCGGCGTTATCAATATCGGCGGGGCTGGAGTTATAACCGTTGACGGTGAAAAATTCACGCTGAACCATAAGGATTTGCTCTATATAGGAAAAGGCAGCAAGGATATTCAGTTTGAAAGCGCAAACGCGCAAAAGCCAGCGAAATTTTATATCGTAAGTTATCCTGCACATAAGGAGTATCCGATTGCTTTGGCCAAACAAGCCGATGCGCAGGCGGTGGAACTCGGAAGCGATGAGGAATCGAATAAGAGAACCATTCGCAAATATATTCATCCGGACGGGATTAAAAGCTGTCAGCTTGTGATGGGCTTTACCGACCTTGCGGCCAACAGTGTCTGGAATACGATGCCGGGGCATACGCATACGAGAAGGACGGAAGTTTATATGTATTTCGGAATCGATTCCGGCGGCGTTGTGTTTCATCTGATGGGCAAGCCTGAGCAGACGCGGCATATCGTTATTCGCAATGAGCAGGTTGCACTTTCGCCGAGCTGGTCTATTCACAGCGGAGTCGGGTTGAAAAATTACAGCTTTGTCTGGGCGATGGGCGGCGAAAATCAGGCGTTCGGCGATATGCAGGGATTTTCATTGGATAATTTGAAATAATATTGAAGAATGAAGATTATGTTTTGGGTTTCGGTATAGGTATCGGTAAGGTCGCGGTTTAGGTTTTCGATTTGGTGATACGGAGATAAAAATGATTTTGGATAAATTCAAACTCGACGGGAAAGTCGCGATAGTTACAGGTTCGGCAAGGGGACTGGGGCAGGCGATGGCGATGGGACTGGCTGAGGCCGGCGCGGATATTTGTCTTGTTGACCTGCTCGATATGAAAGAAACCTGCGGAAAAATTGAAAAGCTCGGCAGACGATGCGCAGCAGTAACCGCGGATTTGAGCAAAAAAGACTGCGTTGAAAATATCGTAAATACAACGGTCTCGAAACTTGGCGGAATCGATATTCTTGTAAACAACGCGGGAATTATCCGCCGCGCTCCATTTGTAGAGTTCAGCGAAAAAGACTGGGACGATGTGATGAATATCAATATCAGGACGCTTTTCTTTTTGAGCCAGGCGGTTACGAAAGTTTTTATCAGGCAGGGCAGAGGCGGGAAAATTATCAATACGGCGTCGATGCTGAGCTTTCAGGGCGGAATACTTGTGCCTTCATACACGGCGTCGAAAAGCGCAGTGGCGGGGCTGACAAGACTGATGGCAAATGAACTGGCAAAAAATAATATAAACGTCAACGCGATTGCGCCGGGCTATATGGCGACGGATAATACCGCCGCTCTCAGGCAGGACGCTGTGAGAAATAAATCAATTCTCGACAGGATACCGGCGGGAAGATGGGGCGAATCTGACGACCTGAAAGGCACGATTGTATTCCTTGCCTCTGAGGCATCGTCATATTTATACGGCTCAATAATTCCCGTCGACGGCGGATGGCTGACAAGATAGATATAAAAAATGTCTTGACAACAGGTTAGGTTTCATAGCATTATAGACCGTCTATGTTGACACGGATGAAAAAGACAGCACAGAAATTTCTGGCCAGGCAGCAATCCGGCCTGATTATTGTTATTCTGATTCTTGGCGTTATCCTGACCACCTCGGCAGGTTCTCATATCGACAGACAAACCGGCAGGACGGTAAACAATTTCTTCAATTCATATACTCTTATGCAGACCGCTACCGACGCGAGCTTTTTTGCGATTATGGCGGTCGGCGCGACAATGGTAATTATCTACGGCGGCATCGATTTGAGCGTCGGCTCTGTTTACGCTCTTTGCGGAGTAACAACGGCACTGCTGCTTAGACATCTTAATATGGACTCGGCATCGGCGGTAATACTCGGAATTTTCGTATCGCTCGGACTCGGACTTGTTTGCGGACTGCTCAACGGATTAATGGTTGTCGGGCTCGAAGTGCATCCGTTTATCATTACTCTCGGCACGATGTGGATATTCCGGGGCGTCGCGTTTGTTATGAGCAAGGCTGAAAGTATTCTTGTGCCGGGCTCGCTGACGGCATTTGCCAAGGCGAATTTAGGTCTTAACCCAGCTCTCTATCCTGTCGCGATGCTTATTATGATTGGCGTTACGGTAATCGGGGCTTTTTATCTTTCCAAAACCGTTATGGGCAGGCACATTTACGCAATCGGCGGAAACGCCGAAGCGAGCAGATACGCGGGCCTTCACGTCAAAAGGATAACAGTTTCGGTTTTCGCCATATCCGGCCTTACCGCCGGCATCGCCGCGTTTCTCGGCAGCGCTTATTACGGCTCGGCCTCCTGCGGAGACGCGACCGGCTATGAGCTTTATGTTATCGCTTCGGCCGTGGTGGGCGGAGCCAGCCTTTCAGGCGGAAAAGGCAACGCGGTCAGCGCAATGCTCGGAGCGATTTTGATTATTCTTATCCGCCAGTCAATACGCACCCTGCACTTCGACCAGAATTTCGAATGGATAATAATAGGCGCAGCGACAATTATCGCTGTGGTTCTCGATAAATTAAACGCAAGATTAACCCTTAAAAGAGCGATGAAATAATTTTTTGGAGGTTATTATGAAAAAGTTACTTGTTTTATCAACTTTGTTGTTCGTAAGTTTAATTTTTACAGGCTGTGCTAAAAAAACCGAGCCGGTTAAACAAAATACCGCAACTGATGCGGCAGCATCTGCAGCAAAAAAGAAAAGCATCACAATCAGTATGATTGCCAAAAGCTCCACCAACCCTGTTTTTCTTTCAGCTCGAACCGGCGCCGAAGCCAAGGCCAAAGAGCTAAGCGAAAAGCTCGGCATAGAAATAAAAATTGACTGGCGTACTCCGCCGAATGAGGACGGCCAGATGCAGGCTCAAAGAATCGCACAGGCTGTTAACGAAGGCACTGACGCGATATTGCTTTCGTGCAGCGATGCGAGCAAGGTTACCGGAGCGATTAATGACGCGGTTGACCGCGGTGTGCCTGTTATGATTTTCGACAGCGATGCGCCTGATTCGAAGCGATTTGCCTTTTACGGCGTTGATGATATTGAAACCGGCCAATTGGTAATGTCAACTCTTGCGGAGTTTGTCAAAGGCAAGGCTAATGTGGCGATACTTGCCGGCAATCAGAATGCACCGAACCTGCAAAAACGCGTTCAGGGCGCGAAAACAGAAGCTGAAAAATATCCTGATATAAAAATCATCGGAACTTTTTATCACGCGGAAACGCCGCAGGATGCGGCCGCTGAGGTTCTGCGGGTTATGAACGCATATCCCGAAATTAACGCCTGGGCGATGATAGGCGGCTGGCCGCTGTTTACGACAACGCTGCTTACGGACCTGGACCCGAATAAAGTAAAAGTTATCGCGGTTGATGCGCTGCCTGCGGAACTGCCTTATGTCGAAAAGGGAATTACGCCTGTTCTGCTGGCGCAGTCGACATATCTGTGGGGCGCTATTTCCGTTGAGAAAATCATAGACAAGATTTATCTGAACAAAGAAGTGCCGGTTATGAATAAAATGGAACTTGTAAAGGTAACAAAGGAAAATCTGCACGACTGGGCCAGACAACTCAGGGACTGGGGATTTACCGATGTGCCGGAGAAATACCTGAAAGAATAATAAAAACCACGAATAAACACGAATATACACTAAAATAAGAAATAAAGAGGTAAGGAAGCAAGGAAAATGTAAATCGGTTACGGTTACGAAGCTTGTATCGTCTTGCGTATTGATTTTGAGTACAGTATCGATGGATATAGAATCCAAAAAGTTATTCTAAAAATTGTACAAGGATTGTTTTTTTTATCGTAATCAATTATTTTTGCCACTTGAAAAAATAAAGCATTATGAAATGTGTTCAAGTGAAGATGAGGTGCTTGAAGTTTTTAAGCTTTCCTGGCAAGGTGCACCTTTAAAGTATGAATGTAAACAAGTTTTTTCTTATAGATATTTTTTTACGAGAATAGATATTTTTGGACATTATTGTTTTGGGATGCCGTTATGTTTACTGTGATGGCAGAATTATAAATATGTGGTTTGAAAATAGCAGGGAATGGTTTTGACATGGCAGCAAATAATATCGGAATAAACCAAGTTTTTATCTCTGTGTTCTCTGTGGCTGAAAATAAAAGGGGTTTTCTCTGTGGCTGAATTTTTACAGTTTGAAAATATCACGAAGCGATTTCCGGGCGTAGTCGCCATCGATAATGTTTCGATAGATATAGCCCGTGGGTCGTGCCATTCGCTTGTGGGCGAGAACGGGGCGGGGAAAAGCACGCTCGGCAAAATTCTGGCCGGGATACATCAGCCTGACGGCGGAAAAATATTCATCGGCGGGCAGGAGCAAAAATTTCGTCACGCCGGCGAAGCGTTTAAGGCCGGTATAGGAATGGTTCACCAGGAACTCGAATTCTGCGAGAATATGTCTGTCGCGGAAAATCTTTGCCTTTCGGAACTGCCTGCCAAAGCGACAATAGTCGATAAAAAGGAGCTTTACAATAAAGCTCGGCAAAAACTCAAACTAATCGGCGCAGGGCATATAGATATAACTAAAAATCTCGGTTTGCTCAACGTCGCGAATCAGCAGCTTGTTCAAATCGCCGAAGCTGTCGGCAGAAATGCCCGGATACTGATTTTCGACGAGCCGACAAGTTCGCTTTCTCAGTCGGAAACGGAAAATCTTTTCCGCCTTATCGACGACCTGAAGAAAAAGTCAATTACCTGCATATATATTTCACACAGACTGCCTGAAATTTTCCGGCTTTGCGACGCTGTAACTGTTCTTCGTGACGGCCGGGCCGTCGGCACAAAAAATATAAATGAAATAACAGAGAACCAGCTCGTTGAGATGATGATAGGCAGAAGTTTCGAGGCTTATTTCCCAAAGCATGTAAAGAGCGAAAAGGGTCCGGAGTTTTTACGGGTTGAAAACTTTTCAAGTCCCGGCAAATTTGAAAATATTTCCTTTTCGCTGCATTCGGGTCAGATTCTCGGCTTAGCCGGGCTGGTCGGAGCGGGCAGAACCGAGCTTGCGGAAGGAATTTTCGGTCTCGATAAGAATATCAGCGGAAAGATTTATATCGAAGGCAAAGAAGTAAAGATTTCCAGTCCCTCCCAGGCTCTGAATCGCGGCATTGCCCTTGTGCCTGAGGACAGGAAACGCCACGGCCTTGTGCTTTCGATGAGCGCCGCGGAGAATATCTGTCTTTCAGTTCTTGAAAAAATCGCTAATTTTTTCAGAGTGATAAAAAGAAAAGAAATGCTTAAGGTCGTGGACAAGTATTTTAATCTGCTGAAAGTAAAGGCAGCTTCGGTATGGGTTATGGCACTGAGTCTTTCCGGCGGAAACCAGCAGAAGCTCGTTCTGGCAAAATCTCTGGCGGCGGATTGTAAAATATTGATGGTGGACGAGCCTACAAGAGGCATCGATGTCGGCGCAAAGGCAGAGATACACAGCCTGATAGACGAATTGGCCGGCAGCGGCAAAGCGGTTCTGCTTATATCGAGCGAACTGCCGGAACTGATAAATCTTTCAACGAATATACTTGTTTTCAGAGAAGGCAGAATTACCGGCTCTCTTTCGAGAGACGAAGTAAGTCAGGAAAAAGTATTGAGATTGATGGCGGGGATAAATAACTAATATGGCTAAAAAAATGAAAAAGCAGAAGTCCAACAGTATTCCTCATCTAAAAAAACAGGGTAATGTCATTCAGTTGATTGTGGACGGCAAACCTTTTTTGATTCTCGGCGGCGAACTGGGGAACTCAACGGCGTCGAGCCTGGATTCGTTAAAGGCAGTTTGGCCGAAATTAAAACAAATGAATCTCAATACGGTTCTTGCGCCGGTTTACTGGGATTTGATTGAGCCGAAGGAGGATAAATTCGATTTTAAACTTGTTGACGGTCTTATAGCGGGAGCGAGGAAGCATAACATTAGGCTGGTTTTACTTTGGTTTGGAAGTTGGAAAAACAGTATGTCCTGCTATGTGCCGCAATGGATAAAGGCCGACCAGAAACGTTTTCCGAGAGCAAGACTCAAAAACGGGCAGGCGGTTGAAATTCTTTCGGCGTTCAGTAAAACGAATCTTGATGCGGACGTTAAGGCATTCGCGGCTCTTATGCGGCATATTCGCAAAGAGGACGGCAAAAAGCATACGGTAATTATGGTTCAGGTTGAGAATGAAATCGGGATGCTCGGCGATGCGCGAGATTTTTGTGATACGGCAAATAAGGCATTTGAAAAGGTGAACGAAGACGATGAAATTTTTATGGCGAGGCATTACGCACGTTTCGTAAATAAGGTTACTGCGGCCGGAAAAGCGGAATATCCGCTGCCGATGTTTGTTAACGCGGCGCTAAATCAGCAGGGACAAAAGCCGGGCCAGTATCCCAGTGCCGGTCCGCTGCCGCATTTATACGATGTTTGGCGGAAAGAAGCTCCGGAGATAGATTTTCTTTCGCCTGATATTTATCATCCTGTCTTTGAGCAATGGTGCGGGAAATATCATAAAAATAATAATCCTCTGTTTATTCCTGAAGCGGGCAGGGGTGCGGAAAATGCAGTAAAGGCGTTTTACGCTTTCGGACGGTACGATGCGATAGGATTCAGTCCGTTTGCGATAGAGTCGGTTGGCGAGGCTGAAAATTGTGCGATTACAAAAATTTATGAGGTTCTTTCTCATCTGTCGCCTTTGATTCTCGAAAATCAGGGCACAGGTACGATGACAGGTGTATCACTCAATGAAGAAAATCAAATGCAGGAAATAACATCCGGCAGATATATTTTAAAAGTTTCTCACGATTATACTTTCCAGTGGACACCGAGACCGGCGGGTGTTGAAACCTGGCCGAACGCAGGAGGAGTAATTATTTCTACCGGGTCTGACGAGTATATTATTGCCGGAAGCGGTTTGATAGTGACGTTTTCTCCGAATCAGGCATCTGGCGAAATCGCGGGGATAGAAAGCATCCAGGAAGGGAAATTTGTAAACGGCCGATGGGTCGGCGGACGCTGGATGAATGGCGACCAAAGCCATCAGGGCCGGCATTTGAATTTGCCCGGGAGTAAATTCGGCATACAACGTATCAGGCTCTATCGTTATCGCTAATATCACAGTTAGCCACTGACATAAGGCTAAAATATTTCAATGCTACTCAATTAAAGACTGTAATCATCCTTAATATTAAAAAATAGCTGTTTGCTTTATTTTTTTAAGGAAAAAGGTGTATTATCGGCATCCAAAGACCTTTGTAGGAATAAAAATAGAGTTTTTCTTAAAAAAGTAAAAAAATACTTGACGTGTTTGATGAGGGATGATAATATTAAGTAAACGTTTACTTGAGTTTGTTTGTACTTGTTCTTTAGTAATCGAAGTGAGTAGATTTGCGGGTTTTGACAAGTCCGCCACATGGAGGAGGACGAAATCAATTTCCCACATAGTGTGAGCGTATAGGACATGCGCCAAATGCGGTCAGAGTTTGGGTATTTGTCTTAAAAAATTATAACGTTGTAATTTTCTAACCCGAAAAAAGTTTTTCATTTGTAGGAGGAAGAGATTATGAGAAAGTTAGTTATTTGTTTCATGGTAATTGCAGCATTGAATGCAGCAGCTTCGGCAGATTTTGTAATAGGTAACTGGGAGACCAGCACCGACACTTGGACCAGCAATGGCGTTCTGAACTACGGCGCGACTGTTGGCGTAACACTGGATGATTATTCAGCTGAAGTTGCTTTGTCAGGCTGGGGCACAGCCCTGAAATATCAGTTCGGTGCCGACAGTGCCAAAGCCCAGTTTATGAATCACAATACCTTTTCGATTGACTTCTCAGTCGCGGCCAGTGAAGGTCTTATTACTGAAGGCTATACACATCTTCAGAAGGTGATTATGAACAATGGAAGTGCCGGCTGGCAGACAGTCTCTGGCGCTAATCCCCTAATCACTTATTATTGGTGGAGCACTGCTGGTGAGCGGACAACAACCTTGACAGTCGATTACAGTGCTTATCGCGAACAAATCACAGACGTGCTTCTTGATGGCACTGGCGGCGGCTACATTGAGATTATAATCGAGACACAAACCGGCGGCGGAGCACCACTTGAAATGTATTTTGATAACGCAAAACTTTCAGACCCCATTCCGGAGCCGGCGACACTTACTCTGCTCGGTCTTGGATTGGCTTTGCTCAGGAAGAGAAGCTAAATAAAGCTAAAAATTTGTTGATTAAAAAAT contains the following coding sequences:
- the kduD gene encoding 2-dehydro-3-deoxy-D-gluconate 5-dehydrogenase KduD — translated: MILDKFKLDGKVAIVTGSARGLGQAMAMGLAEAGADICLVDLLDMKETCGKIEKLGRRCAAVTADLSKKDCVENIVNTTVSKLGGIDILVNNAGIIRRAPFVEFSEKDWDDVMNINIRTLFFLSQAVTKVFIRQGRGGKIINTASMLSFQGGILVPSYTASKSAVAGLTRLMANELAKNNINVNAIAPGYMATDNTAALRQDAVRNKSILDRIPAGRWGESDDLKGTIVFLASEASSYLYGSIIPVDGGWLTR
- a CDS encoding substrate-binding domain-containing protein — its product is MKKLLVLSTLLFVSLIFTGCAKKTEPVKQNTATDAAASAAKKKSITISMIAKSSTNPVFLSARTGAEAKAKELSEKLGIEIKIDWRTPPNEDGQMQAQRIAQAVNEGTDAILLSCSDASKVTGAINDAVDRGVPVMIFDSDAPDSKRFAFYGVDDIETGQLVMSTLAEFVKGKANVAILAGNQNAPNLQKRVQGAKTEAEKYPDIKIIGTFYHAETPQDAAAEVLRVMNAYPEINAWAMIGGWPLFTTTLLTDLDPNKVKVIAVDALPAELPYVEKGITPVLLAQSTYLWGAISVEKIIDKIYLNKEVPVMNKMELVKVTKENLHDWARQLRDWGFTDVPEKYLKE
- a CDS encoding PEP-CTERM sorting domain-containing protein, giving the protein MRKLVICFMVIAALNAAASADFVIGNWETSTDTWTSNGVLNYGATVGVTLDDYSAEVALSGWGTALKYQFGADSAKAQFMNHNTFSIDFSVAASEGLITEGYTHLQKVIMNNGSAGWQTVSGANPLITYYWWSTAGERTTTLTVDYSAYREQITDVLLDGTGGGYIEIIIETQTGGGAPLEMYFDNAKLSDPIPEPATLTLLGLGLALLRKRS
- a CDS encoding alpha/beta hydrolase, whose translation is MRIKILAFVLILNIFSIVMAENMQTNIEYGRVGDEALLLDVNSPNGDGPFPIVLIVHGGGWVRGDKQGDEKVLFEPLTEANFVWFSINYRLAPKNRWPACFDDVKTAIRWIKANAGKYKGDPNRIAILGYSAGGQLACLAGVAADKDTMVQAVVGLAAPTDLVFDSLRRGGMSIYMKDLFGLQGTDVNTPTAVQMLWDASPINHLRLGLPPVLLVHGTADKSVPYQLSLNFKGRLDAIGVPCEIITIKDAQHKIVEWNKFDADFTDKITSWLNKTLKATE
- a CDS encoding VOC family protein, with protein sequence MQFEHFGINVPDATAMAQWYVKNCNMKIVRAIPKPSQTHFLADENGRVCVEIYTNPNAIVPDYPSQHPLCFHFAFESDNPAAMKDKLVAAGAAVFEELNLEDGSCIIMLRDPWGVPFQLCKRAKPMIS
- a CDS encoding sugar ABC transporter ATP-binding protein, which encodes MAEFLQFENITKRFPGVVAIDNVSIDIARGSCHSLVGENGAGKSTLGKILAGIHQPDGGKIFIGGQEQKFRHAGEAFKAGIGMVHQELEFCENMSVAENLCLSELPAKATIVDKKELYNKARQKLKLIGAGHIDITKNLGLLNVANQQLVQIAEAVGRNARILIFDEPTSSLSQSETENLFRLIDDLKKKSITCIYISHRLPEIFRLCDAVTVLRDGRAVGTKNINEITENQLVEMMIGRSFEAYFPKHVKSEKGPEFLRVENFSSPGKFENISFSLHSGQILGLAGLVGAGRTELAEGIFGLDKNISGKIYIEGKEVKISSPSQALNRGIALVPEDRKRHGLVLSMSAAENICLSVLEKIANFFRVIKRKEMLKVVDKYFNLLKVKAASVWVMALSLSGGNQQKLVLAKSLAADCKILMVDEPTRGIDVGAKAEIHSLIDELAGSGKAVLLISSELPELINLSTNILVFREGRITGSLSRDEVSQEKVLRLMAGINN
- a CDS encoding ABC transporter permease, which codes for MKKTAQKFLARQQSGLIIVILILGVILTTSAGSHIDRQTGRTVNNFFNSYTLMQTATDASFFAIMAVGATMVIIYGGIDLSVGSVYALCGVTTALLLRHLNMDSASAVILGIFVSLGLGLVCGLLNGLMVVGLEVHPFIITLGTMWIFRGVAFVMSKAESILVPGSLTAFAKANLGLNPALYPVAMLIMIGVTVIGAFYLSKTVMGRHIYAIGGNAEASRYAGLHVKRITVSVFAISGLTAGIAAFLGSAYYGSASCGDATGYELYVIASAVVGGASLSGGKGNAVSAMLGAILIILIRQSIRTLHFDQNFEWIIIGAATIIAVVLDKLNARLTLKRAMK
- the kduI gene encoding 5-dehydro-4-deoxy-D-glucuronate isomerase, producing the protein METRYSADAVRFERMNTEEIRSTFLVRTLFAGDKIELIYWFDDRAIIGSAVPVKAPLKLEAGDHLASEYFAMRREIGVINIGGAGVITVDGEKFTLNHKDLLYIGKGSKDIQFESANAQKPAKFYIVSYPAHKEYPIALAKQADAQAVELGSDEESNKRTIRKYIHPDGIKSCQLVMGFTDLAANSVWNTMPGHTHTRRTEVYMYFGIDSGGVVFHLMGKPEQTRHIVIRNEQVALSPSWSIHSGVGLKNYSFVWAMGGENQAFGDMQGFSLDNLK
- a CDS encoding DUF5597 domain-containing protein; the protein is MKKQKSNSIPHLKKQGNVIQLIVDGKPFLILGGELGNSTASSLDSLKAVWPKLKQMNLNTVLAPVYWDLIEPKEDKFDFKLVDGLIAGARKHNIRLVLLWFGSWKNSMSCYVPQWIKADQKRFPRARLKNGQAVEILSAFSKTNLDADVKAFAALMRHIRKEDGKKHTVIMVQVENEIGMLGDARDFCDTANKAFEKVNEDDEIFMARHYARFVNKVTAAGKAEYPLPMFVNAALNQQGQKPGQYPSAGPLPHLYDVWRKEAPEIDFLSPDIYHPVFEQWCGKYHKNNNPLFIPEAGRGAENAVKAFYAFGRYDAIGFSPFAIESVGEAENCAITKIYEVLSHLSPLILENQGTGTMTGVSLNEENQMQEITSGRYILKVSHDYTFQWTPRPAGVETWPNAGGVIISTGSDEYIIAGSGLIVTFSPNQASGEIAGIESIQEGKFVNGRWVGGRWMNGDQSHQGRHLNLPGSKFGIQRIRLYRYR